CGCCGCGGCGGAGGCGGCCGGCGGCGCGGCGGTCGGGCGCACGATGGTCCTGGCCGACGCCGTCAGCTTCGTCGTCGCGGGCGCGCTCGCCGTCTCCTCGCTCCCGGCGCCCCCGGCGTACGGCGGGAAGCCGGACGCGGGAAAGGTACGGAAGGAGACGTGGCGCGGCTACGGGCGCGTCCTGCGGGACGCCCCCTTTCACGGTGAACACCGTGCTCGTCGCGGGCACGCAGACCGTGTTCTCCCGGCTCCTGGACCGGGTGCCCGCCCCGACCACCCTGCGGCTGTCCGCACTGCCCTGGGCGCTGTGCTTCGTCGGACTGTGGGCGGCGCCCGTGTCCGCGCCGGCCGTCGCCATGGCCGTCGTCGGCGCGGCGACCGTCTGCTTCACCGCGGCGGAGATGGCGCACGCGCCGGTCATGAGCGCCCTCGTCGGCCGGCTCGCGCCGCGGGCCGCGCGCGGCCGCTACTTCGCGCTCCACCAGCTCTCGTGGAGCGTCGCCACCGCCCTGGCCCCCACCGTCTTCACCTGGCTCCTGCGGCTCGGGGCCGGATGGCTCTGGACGGCCCTGCTGGCCGCGTGCCTGGCGAGCACCGTCCTCCTGCGGCCACCACGCGGCCGTACGGCCGAAGGGGACGCGCGGGCCGGCGTCCTGCCGGGCGATCCTGTCCAGGTAAGGGAACGGTAAAGCGCCCCCGCTCGTTACACCCCACATGACAGCTATGACCCCCGGCTCGAACATCCCTCTCCCCGTCACACACGTGACGGTGGACGTCGCCGCCCCCGTGCGACTCGACGTATCGGGCCTGCTGCTCACCCCCGACGGCAAGGTCCGCACGGACGACGACTTCATCTTCTACAACCAGCCCACCGGCCCCGGTGTCACCTACCGCTCCGGCGGCGGCACGACGCCCGACGCCATCGGCATCGACACCACCGCCGTCCCGCCGGGCATCGAGAAGATCGTCGTCACCGCCAGCCCCGACGCCGCCGGCCAGACCTTCCAGGGCATCGAGCCCACCGCCACCCTCCGCAACGCGGCCGACGGCTCGGTGCTCGCCACGTTCACGCCCCCGCGGCTCGGCACGGAGACCGCGCTCGTGGTCATGGAGATCTATCTGCGCAACGGCGCGTGGAAGGCCCGCGCCGTCGGCCAGGGGTACGCCGACGGCCTCGCCGGGATCGCCACGGACTTCGGCGTCTCGGTGGAGGAACCGGCCCCCGCCGCCCCGCCGCAGCCGGTCGCCCCGCCGCAGCCGACGGCCCCGCCGCAGCCCACCGCGCCCCCGCCGGCCCCTGCGGCCGCCGCGCAGCCCCCCGCCCCCGGTGCCGGTGCCGGTGCCGGCAAGGTCAACCTGGACAAGGGCCGCGTCAGCCTCCAGAAGAACCAGACGGTGTCCCTGGTCAAGGGCGGCCGCCCGCTGCTCGCCCAGGTCAAGATGGGCCTCGGCTGGGAGCCGGCGTACCGCGGCAAGGACATCGACCTGGACGCCTCGGTCATCGCCTACGGCCCCCAGCGCGACCACGTCGACAGCTGCTACTTCGGCAAGCTGTCGATCCTGAACGGCGCGATCAAGCACTCCGGCGACAACCTCACCGGCGAGGGCGGCGGTGACGACGAGGTGATCGTGGTCGACCTCGGCCGCATCCCGCAGGAGGTCTCGGGCCTGGTCTTCACGGTGAACTCGTTCTCGGGCCAGAAGTTC
The DNA window shown above is from Streptomyces sp. NBC_00670 and carries:
- a CDS encoding MFS transporter yields the protein MNTVLVAGTQTVFSRLLDRVPAPTTLRLSALPWALCFVGLWAAPVSAPAVAMAVVGAATVCFTAAEMAHAPVMSALVGRLAPRAARGRYFALHQLSWSVATALAPTVFTWLLRLGAGWLWTALLAACLASTVLLRPPRGRTAEGDARAGVLPGDPVQVRER
- a CDS encoding TerD family protein, producing MTPGSNIPLPVTHVTVDVAAPVRLDVSGLLLTPDGKVRTDDDFIFYNQPTGPGVTYRSGGGTTPDAIGIDTTAVPPGIEKIVVTASPDAAGQTFQGIEPTATLRNAADGSVLATFTPPRLGTETALVVMEIYLRNGAWKARAVGQGYADGLAGIATDFGVSVEEPAPAAPPQPVAPPQPTAPPQPTAPPPAPAAAAQPPAPGAGAGAGKVNLDKGRVSLQKNQTVSLVKGGRPLLAQVKMGLGWEPAYRGKDIDLDASVIAYGPQRDHVDSCYFGKLSILNGAIKHSGDNLTGEGGGDDEVIVVDLGRIPQEVSGLVFTVNSFSGQKFTEVAKAYCRLIDAATGEELVRFDLTNAEAQTGVMMAKLVRQFSGEWDMTAMGEFVKSRTVRGMVKPAAKAL